The Oncorhynchus tshawytscha isolate Ot180627B linkage group LG18, Otsh_v2.0, whole genome shotgun sequence genome has a window encoding:
- the LOC112261904 gene encoding CAD protein-like isoform X1, with the protein MATLILEDGTTFKGRLFGANASVSGEVVFQTGMVGYPEALTDPSYMCQILTLTYPLQGNYGIPQDEESDFGLSKWFESSKIHAAALIVGEVSQNPSHWSSAMSLDQWLKEQGIPGLEGVDTRRLTKKIREKGTMLGKLVVDGTPEANVPFDNPDQRNLVKEVSMKEPRVFNPSGAVRITAVDCGIKYNQIRCLCQRGACVTVVPWDHPLDSTDFDGLFISNGPGDPQFCTETIDNVRKVVCVDNPKPVFGICLGNQLLSLAIGAKTYKMKYGNRGHNQPCIHKGTDRCFITSQNHGFAVDPLTLPQGWDVLFTNANDQTSEGIVHNTKHIFSVQFHPEHMAGPTDLVSLFDVFLDTVRDHKEGKSGKPVKQRLTEHLTYPGSTNPEEFVRPRKVLILGSGGLSIGQAGEFDYSGSQAIKALKEENIQTVLINPNIATVQTSKGLADKVYFLPLTPEYVTQVIKNERPDGVLLTFGGQTALNCGVQLTKRGVLKKYAVRVLGTPVASIEMTEDRKIFVEKMEEINEHVAPSEAAVSVEQAVAAAERIGYPVLVRSAFALGGLGSGFANNREELTSLVTSAFAHTSQVLVDKSLKGWKEIEYEVVRDAYDNCITVCNMENIDPLGIHTGESIVVAPSQTLNDYEYNMLRNTAIKVIRHLGIIGECNIQYALNPESEQYYIIEVNARLSRSSALASKATGYPLAYVAAKLGLGIPLPVLKNSVTNQTTANFEPSLDYCVVKVPRWDLSKFLRVSTKIGSSMKSVGEVMAIGRSFEEAFQKALRMVDENCVGFDHTIKPVSDEELQTPTDKRIFVLAAALRAGYTVDRLYDLTKIDRWFLHKMKNITDHEKVLESYNQDESAMPLEVMRKAKQLGFSDKQIALAVQSTELAVRKMRRDWSILPVVKQIDTVAAEWPAHTNYLYLTYNGTENDLGFGDPHVIVIGSGVYRIGSSVEFDWCAVGCIMELRKMGYKTIMVNYNPETVSTDYDMCDRLYFDEISFEVVMDIYEMENPEGVILSMGGQLPNNIAMSLHRQQCRILGTSPEFIDSAENRFKFSRMLDTIGISQPLWKELTEIESAMKFCETAGYPCLVRPSYVLSGAAMNVAYTDSDLEKYLSSAVAVSKEYPVVISKFIQEAKEIDVDAVACDGVVMAIAVSEHVENAGVHSGDATLVTPPQDINQKTMERIKMIVHAIGQELQVTGPFNLQLIAKDDQLKVIECNVRVSRSFPFVSKTLGVDLVALATRVIMGEKMEPVGLMKGVGIVGVKVPQFSFSRLAGADVVLGVEMTSTGEVACFGENRYEAYLKAMLSTGFKIPKKNILLSIGSYKNKSELLPTVQALESLGYDLYASLGTADFYTEHGVKVMAVDWPFGEEESDCPNKDKQRNILEYLEDHHFDMVINLSMRNSGGRRLSSFVTKGYRTRRMAIDYSVPLIIDIKCTKLFVQALRLVGGFPPVKTHVDCMTSQKLIRLPGLIDVHVHLREPGATHKEDFSSGTAAALAGGVTMVCAMPNTAPAIIDPSSFAMVQKLAKAGCRCDYALYVGAASDNSTILPSIANSAAGLKMYLNDTYSTLKMDNVSMWMEHFEKWPKHLPIVAHAEKQTVAAVLMVAQLYQRAVHICHVAKKEEILIIRAAKQKGIQVTCEVAPHHLFLCEENVVGIGDGRAQVRPMLGTREDMEALWEHLDIIDCFATDHAPHSVEEKNSEKPPPGYPGLETMLPLLLTAVSDGRLTIDDIIKRLYDNPRKIFSLPAQDNTYVEVDLEQEWVIPEHMQFTKSKWTPFEGMKVKGKVRRVVLRGEVAYIDGQVLVPPGYGEDVKTWPAPIPLLQPLEPVKEVPKTPEHPRLTPPCEGIRTCAQSPRRPTGDGRYMLPPRVHRSSDPGMPPGFRTMHTKWHLDVIAAEDSRARPLRRAFEEGFREEMAPAAGDGYSHPPPLARILSPRAEAAAGQPLAHLQTSPVLHPLVGQHVLSVRQFSKEQISHMFNVAHTLRLMVQKERSLDILKGKVMASMFYEVSTRTSSSFAAAMQRLGGSVVHFCEATSSSQKGESLADSVQTMSCYADVLVLRHPTPGAVESAARHCRKPVINAGDGVGEHPTQALLDVFTIREELGTVNGMTITMVGDLKHGRTVHSLARLLTQYRITLRYVAPKNLHMPAEIIDFVASKGIKQEEFESIEEALPDTDVLYMTRIQKERFSSEEEYKACFGQFILSPHIMTGAKKKMVVMHPLPRVNEISAEVDTDPRAAYFRQAENGMYIRMALLATVLGR; encoded by the exons GAGCCCCGGGTGTTCAACCCCAGTGGTGCTGTCAGGATCACAgctgtagactgtggcattaAGTACAACCAGATCCGCTGCCTGTGTCAGAGAGGGGCCTGTGTCACTGTGGTGCCCTGGGATCACCCACTGGACAGCACAG ATTTTGATGGGCTGTTCATCAGCAACGGCCCTGGGGACCCCCAGTTCTGTACGGAGACCATAGACAACGTgaggaaggtggtgtgtgtggacaacCCCAAGCCTGTGTTTGGTATCTGCCTGGGCAACCAGCTTCTTTCCCTCGCCATCGGAGCAAAAACCTACAAGATGAA GTATGGGAACCGTGGCCATAATCAGCCCTGTATCCACAAGGGCACAGATCGCTGTTTCATCACATCTCAGAACCATGGCTTTGCTGTGGATCCCCTGACCCTGCCACAGGGCTGGGACGTGCTCTTCACCAACGCCAATGACCAGACCAGTGAGGGCATTGTGCACAACACCAAACACATATTCAG TGTCCAGTTCCACCCAGAGCACATGGCAGGCCCCACtgacctggtcagtctgtttGACGTGTTTCTGGACACAGTCAGAGACCACAAGGAGGGCAAGAGTGGCAAACCAG tGAAGCAGAGACTGACAGAGCACCTGACCTATCCTGGATCTACCAATCCGGAGGAATTTGTTCGGCCACGCAAAGTCCTAATCCTGGGTTCTGGAGGCCTCTCCATCGGACAGGCTGGGGAGTTTGACTACTCTGGCTCTCAG GCCATAAAAGCATTGAAGGAGGAGAACATTCAGACTGTGCTCATCAACCCCAACATCGCCACGGTGCAAACCTCCAAGGGTCTGGCTGACAAGGTTTACTTCCTGCCTCTCACCCCGGAGTATGTCACTCAG GTGATAAAGAATGAGCGTCCAGACGGGGTCCTACTGACCTTCGGGGGGCAGACTGCTCTTAACTGCGGGGTGCAGCTGACCAAGAGGGGAGTGCTCAAGAAGTATGCAGTGCGTGTGCTGGGGACGCCGGTGGCTTCCATCGAGATGACTGAGGACAGGAAGATCTTtgtggagaagatggaggagatcAATGAACACGTGGCGCCCAGCGAGGCCGCTGTGTCTGTGGAGCAG GCGGTGGCGGCTGCAGAGCGTATTGGCTACCCTGTCCTGGTGCGCTCTGCCTTTGCCCTGGGCGGACTGGGCTCTGGCTTTGCCAATAACCGGGAGGAGTTGACCTCTCTGGTGACATCTGCCTTCGCCCACACGTCCCAGGTCCTAGTGGACAAGTCCCTGAAGGGCTGGAAAGAGATTGAGTATGAGGTGGTCAGAGACGCCTACGACAACTGTATCACC GTATGTAACATGGAGAACATTGACCCTCTGGGTATCCACACTGGGGAGTCCATCGTGGTGGCGCCCAGTCAGACGCTCAACGACTACGAGTACAACATGTTGAGGAACACCGCCATCAAGGTCATCAGACACCTAGGCATCATTGGAGAGTGTAACATCCAGTACGCCCTCAACCCTGAGTCTGAGCAG TACTACATCATTGAGGTGAATGCCCGTCTGTCTCGGAGCTCAGCTCTGGCCAGTAAAGCTACAGGATATCCTCTGGCCTACGTGGCTGCCAAGCTGGGATTGGGCATCCCGCTACCTGTCCTCAA GAACTCTGTGACCAACCAGACCACAGCTAACTTTGAGCCCAGTCTGGACTACTGTGTGGTGAAGGTCCCTCGCTGGGATCTCAGCAAGTTCCTGCGCGTCAGCACCAAGATAGGTAGCTCCATGAAGAGCGTTG GAGAGGTGATGGCCATCGGCCGCAGCTTTGAGGAAGCCTTCCAGAAGGCTCTACGGATGGTGGATGAGAACTGTGTGGGCTTTGACCACACCATCAAACCAGTGTCTGACGAG GAGCTGCAGACCCCGACAGACAAGCGTATCTTTGTGCTGGCGGCTGCTCTGAGGGCGGGCTATACAGTGGACCGCCTTTACGACCTGACCAAGATCGACCGCTGGTTCCTTCACAAAATGAAGAACATCACGGACCATGAGAAGGTGCTGGAGTCGTACAACCAGGACGAGAGCGCCATGCCTCTGGAGGTGATGAGGAAAGCCAAGCAGCTGGGCTTCTCCGACAAACAGATCGCCCTGGCTGTGCAGAG TACGGAGCTGGCGGTGAGGAAGATGCGTAGAGATTGGAGCATCCTGCCTGTGGTAAAGCAGATCGACACTGTGGCGGCAGAGTGGCCCGCCCACACCAACTACCTGTATCTGACCTATAACGGTACGGAAAACGACCTGGGCTTTGGAGATCCCCATGTCATAGTAATTGGCTCTGGGGTTTACCGCATCGGCAGCAGTGTGGAGTTTGACTGGTGCGCTGTGGGCTGCATTATGGAACTCAGGAAG ATGGGCTATAAAACCATCATGGTGAACTATAACCCAGAGACTGTCAGCACAGACTATGACATGTGTGACCGTCTCTACTTCGATGAGATCTCCTTTGAG gtTGTGATGGACATCTATGAGATGGAGAACCCAGAGGGAGTGATTCTGTCCATGGGGGGCCAGCTGCCCAACAACATCGCCATGTCCCTCCACAGGCAGCAGTGTCGTATATTGGGAACCTCCCCGGAGTTCATCGACTCTGCTGAGAACAGGTTCAAGTTCTCCCGCATGCTGGACACCATCGGCATCAGCCAGCCCCTGTGGAAGGAACTCACTGAGATTGAG tcaGCCATGAAGTTCTGTGAGACTGCGGGCTACCCCTGCCTGGTGCGTCCCTCCTACGTGCTGAGTGGAGCGGCCATGAACGTGGCGTACACAGACAGCGACCTGGAGAAGTACCTTAGCAGCGCTGTGGCCGTGTCCAAGGAATACCCCGTGGTCATCTCAAAGTTCATCCAGGAGGCCAAG GAGATAGACGTGGACGCGGTGGCGTGCGACGGCGTGGTGATGGCCATCGCCGTGTCAGAGCATGTGGAGAACGCCGGGGTGCACTCTGGGGACGCCACCCTGGTCACGCCCCCCCAGGACATCAACCAGAAGACCATGGAGCGTATCAAGATGATCGTCCACGCCATCGGACAGGAACTGCAGGTCACCGGGCCCTTTAACCTGCAGCTCATCGCTAAG GATGACCAGCTGAAGGTGATCGAGTGCAACGTCCGTGTCTCCCGCTCCTTCCCGTTCGTCTCAAAGACTCTGGGAGTGGATCTGGTCGCCCTGGCAACACGCGTCATCATGGGAGAGAAGATGGAGCCCGTGGGCCTGATGAAAGGAGTGGGCATCGTGGGCGTCAAG GTCCCCCAGTTCTCGTTCTCTCGTCTGGCCGGAGCTGATGTGGTGCTGGGGGTAGAGATGACCAGTACTGGGGAGGTGGCCTGCTTTGGAGAGAACAGATACGAGGCCTATCTGAAGGCCATGCTCAGCACAGGCTTCAAGATCCCCAAGAAGAACATTCTGCTCTCCATTGGCAGTTACAAG AACAAGAGTGAGCTGCTGCCTACTGTTCAGGCGCTGGAGAGTCTGGGCTATGACCTGTATGCCAGTCTGGGAACGGCTGACTTCTACACTGAGCATGGAGTCAAG GTGATGGCGGTGGACTGGCCAtttggggaggaggagagtgactgCCCCAACAAGGACAAGCAGAGGAACATCTTGGAATACCTGGAGGACCACCACTTTGACATGGTCATCAACCTCTCCATGAGGAACTCTGGAGGCCGACGCCTCTCCTCTTTCGTCACCAAGGGTTACCGCACCCGCCGCATGGCCATCGACTACTCCGTGCCCCTCATCATTGACATCAAGTGCACCAAGCTGTTTGTCCAG GCGCTGCGTCTGGTTGGCGGCTTCCCGCCCGTCAAGACTCACGTGGACTGTATGACGTCACAGAAGTTGATTCGCCTGCCTG GTCTGATAGATGTGCACGTCCACCTGCGGGAGCCGGGTGCCACCCACAAGGAGGACTTCTCCTCGGGCACAGCGGCTGCCCTGGCAGGGGGCGTCACCATGGTGTGTGCCATGCCCAACACGGCACCTGCCATAATCGACCCCAGCTCCTTCGCCATGGTCCAGAAG CTTGCCAAGGCAGGGTGTCGGTGTGACTATGCCCTTTACGTCGGAGCGGCTTCAGACAACTCTACCATCTTGCCCTCCATCGCTAACTCTGCCGCCGGGCTGAAGATGTATCTGAACGACACCTACTCCACTCTGAAGATGGACAACGTCTCAATGTGGATGGAG CACTTTGAGAAGTGGCCCAAGCACCTGCCAATCGTGGCACACGCAGAGAAGCAGACTGTGGCAGCCGTCTTGATGGTGGCCCAGCTGTACCAGAGAGCTGTTCATATCTGCCATGTGGCCAAGAAGGAGGAG ATCCTGATCATCCGCGCAGCCAAGCAGAAGGGCATCCAGGTGACGTGTGAGGTAGCGCCCCAccacctcttcctgtgtgaggagaATGTGGTGGGCATTGGGGACGGCCGGGCACAGGTCCGCCCTATGCTGGGCACCCGGGAGGACATGGAGGCCCTCTGGGAACACCTGGACATCATTGACTGCTTCGCAACTGACCACG CCCCCCATTCAGTGGAGGAGAAGAACTCAGAGAAGCCCCCACCAGGTTACCCCGGCCTTGAGACCATGCTGCCCCTTCTCCTCACCGCCGTCAGCGATGGGCGCCTCACCATCGACGATATCATCAAGCGCCTGTACGACAACCCCCGCAAAATTTTCTCCCTTCCCGCGCAGGACAACACATATGTAGAG GTGGACCTGGAGCAGGAGTGGGTCATCCCCGAACACATGCAGTTCACCAAGTCCAAGTGGACACCCTTTGAAGGCATGAAGGTGAAAGGCAAGGTCCGCAGAGTGGTGCTCAGAGGAGAGGTGGCCTACATCGACGGACAAGTGCTGGTCCCTCCTGGCTATGGGGAGGATGTGAAGACTTGGCCTgcacccatccccctcctccagcCCCTTGAGCCAGTGAAAGAAGTCCCAAAG ACCCCAGAGCACCCCCGGCTGACCCCTCCATGTGAGGGCATCCGTACATGCGCCCAGAGTCCTCGCCGTCCCACTGGGGACGGCCGCTACATGCTCCCGCCTCGCGTTCACAGGTCCTCTGACCCAGGCATGCCCCCAG GTTTTAGGACGATGCACACAAAATGGCACTTGGATGTCATTG CAGCTGAAGATTCAAGGGCGAGACCATTAAGAAGAGCATTTGAAGAAGGTTTCAGAGAAG AGATGGCCCCTGCAGCTGGGGACGGTTACAGCCATCCCCCTCCCCTGGCCAGGATCTTGTCCCCTCGGGCTGAGGCAGCGGCAGGGCAGCCCCTGGCCCACCTCCAGACCTCCCCAGTGCTCCACCCCCTAGTGGGACAACACGTCCTCTCTGTCAGGCAGTTCAGCAAGGAACAG ATCTCTCACATGTTTAACGTGGCCCATACTCTTCGCCTGATGGTTCAGAAAGAGCGAAGCCTGGACATCCTGAAG GGTAAGGTGATGGCTTCCATGTTCTACGAGGTCAGCACACGCACCAGTAGTTCGTTTGCGGCGGCAATGCAGCGTCTGGGTGGCTCCGTGGTCCATTTCTGTGAGGCCACCTCCTCGTCGCAGAAGGGCGAGTCTCTGGCGGACTCGGTCCAGACCATGAGCTGCTACGCTGACGTCCTGGTGCTGCGACACCCCACACCAGGGGCTGTGGAG TCTGCAGCGAGGCACTGCCGGAAGCCGGTGATCAACGCTGGGGACGGGGTCGGGGAGCACCCCACGCAGGCCCTGCTAGATGTGTTCACGATCAGAGAGGAGCTGGGTACGGTCAACGGCATGACG ATCACCATGGTAGGGGACCTGAAGCATGGCCGCACAGTTCATTCCCTGGCCAGGCTGCTGACCCAGTACAGGATCACTCTGCGCTACGTCGCCCCAAAGAATCTCCACATGCCCGCCGAGATCATTGACTTTGTGGCCTCCAAAGGCATCAAGCAG GAAGAGTTTGAGAGTATCGAGGAGGCCCTGCCTGACACTGACGTTCTCTACATGACCAGGATTCAGAAGGAGAGGTTTTCCTCAGAGGAAGAGTACAAAGCG TGCTTCGGTCAGTTCATCCTCAGCCCACACATCATGACTGGAGCGAAGAAGAAGATGGTGGTGATGCATCCTCTACCGAGAGTCAATGAGATCAG TGCGGAGGTGGACACTGATCCTCGTGCTGCCTACTTCCGGCAGGCTGAGAACGGCATGTACATCCGCATGGCCCTCTTGGCCACTGTGCTGGGCAGATGA